In Chromobacterium rhizoryzae, one genomic interval encodes:
- the cobD gene encoding threonine-phosphate decarboxylase CobD produces MLEHGGGLLRAAAEYGIPPGDWLDLSTGVNPNGWPVPPLSADGWLRLPQDHDGLEAAAAEYYGCEQLLPVAGSQPAIQVLPRLRAPCRVGMLTLCYAEHPYQWQRRGHSVERFTPDGLAANIDQLDVVQICNPNNPTGDRFEPALLEDWRQRLAERGGWLLVDEAFLDASPRDSMLPHIGKPGLIVLRSVGKFFGLAGARAGFVFAQAALLQALAEELGPWAMAGPAREAVTLALGDTAWQQSMRSQLLRDSARLRDCLERHRLAPAGGCELFQWVPGEASLPLHRHLAGRGILSRYFESLPSLRFGLPSGEQDWARLEQALADWRRL; encoded by the coding sequence ATGCTTGAACACGGAGGCGGCCTGCTGCGCGCGGCCGCTGAATACGGTATTCCGCCTGGGGATTGGCTGGACCTGTCCACCGGCGTCAACCCCAATGGCTGGCCAGTGCCGCCGCTGTCCGCCGACGGCTGGCTGCGGCTGCCGCAGGACCACGACGGGCTGGAAGCGGCGGCGGCGGAATATTACGGTTGCGAGCAACTGCTGCCGGTGGCCGGTTCTCAACCCGCCATCCAGGTGCTGCCGCGGCTGCGAGCGCCCTGCCGCGTCGGCATGTTGACCTTGTGCTACGCCGAACACCCCTACCAGTGGCAAAGGCGCGGACACAGCGTGGAACGGTTCACGCCGGACGGGCTGGCCGCGAATATTGATCAGCTGGACGTGGTTCAAATCTGCAACCCCAACAACCCCACCGGAGACCGTTTTGAACCGGCTTTGCTGGAAGACTGGCGGCAAAGGCTGGCGGAACGCGGCGGCTGGCTGCTGGTCGACGAAGCGTTTCTGGATGCGTCGCCGCGGGACAGCATGCTCCCCCATATCGGCAAGCCGGGCCTGATCGTGCTGCGCTCGGTCGGCAAATTCTTCGGCCTGGCCGGCGCCCGCGCCGGTTTCGTGTTCGCCCAGGCGGCGCTGCTTCAAGCGCTGGCCGAGGAACTGGGGCCTTGGGCCATGGCGGGTCCGGCGCGCGAAGCGGTGACGCTGGCGCTTGGCGACACCGCGTGGCAGCAATCCATGAGGAGCCAGCTGCTGCGCGATAGCGCGCGGCTGCGAGACTGTCTGGAGCGGCACAGGCTCGCCCCGGCCGGCGGCTGCGAACTGTTCCAGTGGGTTCCCGGCGAGGCCAGCCTGCCCTTGCATCGCCATCTGGCGGGGCGCGGCATCTTGAGCCGTTATTTCGAGTCCCTGCCCAGCTTGCGCTTTGGCCTGCCTAGCGGCGAACAGGACTGGGCGCGGCTGGAACAGGCCTTGGCGGATTGGCGGCGATTGTAA
- a CDS encoding HoxN/HupN/NixA family nickel/cobalt transporter, translating into MHSSTAPSAGRRLAQHAPILAGLILANLLAWAWAFAAFADHPAQLATALLAYLFGLRHAVDADHIAAIDNTVRKLMQEGRRPSAVGLFFSAGHSAVVVIAVALIVFAASALQSRVAGFKEIGGVIGTSVSAFFLLTLALINLSSLRAVWGAFRRARAGEAICDEQLNLLLNNRGLIARLLKPLFRMVTKSWHMLPIGFLFGLGFDTATEIGLFAIATSQSANGVALWHIMVFPALFAAGMALVDTLDSMMMVEVYGWAFVNPVRKLWYNLTITFVSVLVAVGIGGLEGLGLLADKLQLTGGFWDLISALNDDLAHFGYFVIGVFLLTWLVSAAIYKWKRFDQLTPEAR; encoded by the coding sequence ATGCATTCATCCACCGCGCCGTCCGCCGGCCGCCGTCTGGCGCAGCACGCGCCGATACTCGCCGGGCTGATCCTGGCCAATCTATTGGCCTGGGCCTGGGCTTTCGCCGCCTTCGCCGATCATCCGGCCCAACTCGCCACCGCCCTGCTCGCCTATCTGTTCGGCCTGCGCCACGCGGTGGACGCCGATCACATCGCCGCCATCGACAACACCGTGCGCAAGCTGATGCAGGAAGGCCGCCGACCGTCGGCGGTGGGCCTGTTCTTCTCCGCCGGCCATTCCGCGGTGGTGGTCATCGCCGTCGCCCTGATCGTGTTCGCCGCCAGCGCGCTGCAAAGCCGCGTCGCCGGCTTCAAGGAGATAGGCGGCGTCATCGGCACCAGCGTGTCGGCCTTCTTTCTGCTGACGCTGGCGCTGATCAATCTGTCCTCCTTGCGCGCGGTATGGGGCGCTTTCCGCCGCGCCCGCGCCGGCGAGGCCATTTGCGACGAGCAGCTGAATCTGCTGCTGAACAACCGCGGCCTGATCGCGCGCCTGCTCAAGCCCTTGTTTCGCATGGTGACCAAGAGCTGGCATATGTTGCCCATCGGCTTTTTGTTCGGCCTGGGTTTCGACACCGCCACTGAAATCGGCCTGTTCGCCATCGCCACCTCGCAAAGCGCCAACGGCGTGGCGCTGTGGCACATCATGGTGTTCCCGGCGCTGTTCGCCGCCGGCATGGCGCTGGTGGACACGCTGGACAGCATGATGATGGTGGAAGTCTACGGCTGGGCCTTCGTCAATCCGGTGCGCAAGCTCTGGTACAACCTGACCATCACCTTCGTTTCCGTTCTCGTCGCCGTCGGCATTGGCGGGCTGGAGGGCCTGGGCCTGCTGGCGGACAAGCTGCAGCTCACCGGCGGCTTCTGGGACCTGATCTCAGCGCTCAACGACGATCTGGCTCATTTCGGCTACTTCGTCATCGGCGTGTTCCTGCTGACGTGGCTTGTCTCCGCCGCCATTTATAAATGGAAGCGTTTTGACCAACTGACGCCGGAGGCGCGATGA
- a CDS encoding (2Fe-2S) ferredoxin domain-containing protein: MRTHDKHVLMCTGPRCTPDGQGSEAMFLHLGRSIDACEGLRAKRTRSHCFAVCKEGPVMVVYPDGVWYRKVNESDIERIVCQHLKGGVPVEELVFHKTGVGDIETEAQA; the protein is encoded by the coding sequence ATGAGAACCCACGACAAACACGTGCTGATGTGCACCGGCCCGCGCTGCACGCCGGACGGCCAGGGTTCGGAAGCGATGTTCCTGCACCTGGGCCGCAGCATAGACGCTTGCGAAGGCCTGCGCGCCAAGCGCACCCGCAGCCACTGCTTCGCCGTGTGCAAGGAAGGCCCGGTGATGGTGGTGTATCCGGACGGGGTCTGGTACCGCAAGGTGAATGAAAGCGATATCGAACGCATCGTCTGCCAGCATCTGAAGGGCGGCGTTCCGGTCGAGGAATTGGTGTTCCATAAAACCGGCGTCGGCGACATCGAAACGGAGGCGCAGGCATGA
- a CDS encoding cobaltochelatase subunit CobN, producing MSAALALLSHAGTDLAALSRARWPEDFPLVAGISLQGIADEAAMQTLLDGQLAQVRAIVLRVLGRADAIPGLERLLAHARRLQAAVIVLSGTGEPDPELQALCSAPVSLQQDVHAYLQAGGSANLGELMRCLADRLLLTGFGYQPPLPLPEHGVYHPELSAPCSLADWLEIRNPDWPTVGLCFYRAHWLSGNTRFIDLLVDCLAERGVNALPVFTSSLRTIQDGGLPAALALLADPRAKVSLLINTTSFAMGDINNDGPTQPGWAVEASDRLNLPVLQAITSSMTREQWEASDRGFNPLDTAMNVALPEFDGRIIGVPLSFKQPAMMDQPGQAEQYAPLPDRARRLAGIAARLTRLRHVENADKRIAFIFTNSNSKASQIGNAVGLDSPASLYAMLRGMQGRGYQMDPLPPDSDALMHELIDRGAYDQDYLSAEQMKNAAARVPAQRYQAWFDELPDSLRDKMLQRWGQPPGGAYVDGDELVFSGLDYGHVFVALQPPRGYGMDPDAIYHTPDLPPTHHYYALYRWLRDDWRADAIVHVGKHGTLEWLPGKGVGLSQNCFPDALLGDMPLFYPFIVNDPGEGSQAKRRGHAVIIDHLTPTMTTADSYGPLAQLTQLVDEYYQVELLDPNKLPLLQQQIWDLIKEAKLDTDLAAMLKHDHEHEHEHEHEHEPRHDHDHPHPHGGHHHAPAAVHGKYRPQAAKPAAAMKPATAAAAKYRPAKAAHGHDHGHHHHHHGDHDHHRGHHDHHHHDHHGHSHDHHDHDHDWDDTLNEDGVPLSLAKMDGVDVAHLIEDIDGYLCELGAAQIRDGLHVLGNAPQGEALVDMLLALTRLPNLGIPGLPASVAAACGGDWTLWQQDQGKRLSDTPAALQALAGLPLVTRADAHDAALKLARGLIAELAARGYDSAAVPVAVAAMLPGIEPNADLERVLTFVCAELCLKLARTAEEIDNLLRGLEGGYVPAGPSGAPTRGMAHILPTGRNFYSVDPRSLPSNAAWRIGDGLAREMLARHLKETGQYPESVAISVWGTSAMRTHGDDIAEILSLLGVKPRWQQESRRVQGLEVIPLAELGRPRIDVTVRISGFFRDAFPHLIALIDEAVHTVARLDEPLEQNFLRKHYLADLKNELLGALPDADAQALYRVFGAKPGSYGAGILPLINEQNWQNDADFATAYVNWGGYAYGREANGADARDALRHRLAGVEVALHNQDNREHDIFDSDDYLQYHGGMIATIRSLSGRQPRAFFGDSHNPAAPAVRGLKEEVLRVFRSRVANPKWIAGIQKHGYKGALELTATVDYLFGYDATAQVVDDWVYEQLAQSYALDPAMQQFFADSNPWALNAITDRLLEAAQRQLWAEPDPETLAALRQLHLDSEALLEARGESKA from the coding sequence ATGAGCGCCGCACTCGCCCTGTTGAGCCACGCCGGCACCGATCTCGCCGCGCTGTCGCGCGCGCGCTGGCCGGAAGATTTTCCCCTTGTCGCCGGCATCTCGCTGCAAGGCATTGCCGACGAGGCCGCGATGCAAACGCTGCTGGACGGCCAACTGGCCCAGGTCCGCGCCATCGTGCTGCGCGTGCTGGGCCGCGCCGACGCGATACCCGGCCTGGAGCGATTGCTGGCCCACGCGCGCCGGCTGCAGGCCGCGGTCATCGTGCTCAGCGGCACCGGCGAGCCGGACCCGGAGCTGCAAGCGCTATGCAGCGCGCCGGTATCGCTGCAGCAGGACGTCCACGCCTATCTGCAGGCCGGCGGCAGCGCCAATCTGGGCGAGCTGATGCGCTGCCTGGCGGACAGGCTGCTGCTGACCGGCTTCGGCTACCAGCCGCCGCTGCCGCTGCCCGAGCACGGCGTTTACCACCCGGAGCTGAGCGCGCCCTGCTCGCTCGCCGACTGGCTGGAAATCCGCAACCCGGACTGGCCCACCGTGGGCCTGTGCTTCTACCGCGCCCACTGGCTGTCCGGCAACACCCGCTTCATTGATCTATTGGTCGATTGCCTGGCCGAGCGCGGCGTCAACGCGCTGCCGGTGTTCACCTCGTCCTTGCGCACGATTCAAGACGGCGGCCTGCCGGCGGCGCTGGCGCTGCTGGCCGATCCGCGCGCCAAGGTGTCCTTGCTGATCAACACCACCTCGTTCGCGATGGGCGACATCAACAACGACGGCCCCACCCAGCCCGGCTGGGCGGTGGAGGCTTCGGACCGGTTGAACCTGCCGGTGCTGCAGGCCATCACCAGCAGCATGACGCGCGAGCAATGGGAAGCCTCGGACCGCGGCTTCAACCCGCTGGACACCGCGATGAACGTGGCGCTGCCGGAATTCGACGGCCGCATCATCGGCGTGCCGCTGAGCTTCAAGCAGCCGGCCATGATGGACCAGCCCGGCCAGGCCGAACAATACGCGCCGCTGCCGGACCGCGCCCGCCGCCTGGCCGGCATCGCCGCCCGCCTGACGCGGCTGCGCCATGTGGAAAACGCCGACAAACGCATCGCCTTCATCTTCACCAACTCCAATAGCAAAGCCTCGCAGATAGGCAATGCGGTGGGGCTGGATTCGCCCGCGTCTCTATACGCTATGCTGCGCGGCATGCAGGGCCGCGGCTACCAGATGGACCCGCTGCCGCCGGACAGCGACGCGCTGATGCACGAGCTGATAGACCGCGGCGCCTACGATCAGGACTACCTGAGCGCCGAGCAGATGAAAAACGCCGCCGCCCGCGTGCCGGCCCAGCGCTACCAGGCCTGGTTCGACGAGCTGCCGGACAGCCTGCGCGACAAGATGCTGCAGCGCTGGGGCCAGCCGCCGGGCGGCGCCTACGTCGACGGCGACGAACTGGTGTTTTCCGGCCTGGATTACGGTCATGTCTTCGTCGCGCTGCAGCCGCCGCGCGGCTACGGCATGGACCCGGACGCCATCTACCACACGCCGGACCTGCCGCCCACCCACCACTACTACGCGCTGTACCGCTGGCTGCGCGACGACTGGCGCGCCGACGCCATCGTCCACGTCGGCAAGCACGGCACGCTGGAATGGCTGCCGGGCAAGGGGGTGGGCCTGTCGCAGAACTGCTTCCCGGATGCGCTCTTGGGCGACATGCCGCTGTTTTACCCCTTCATCGTCAACGATCCGGGTGAAGGCTCGCAGGCCAAACGCCGCGGCCACGCGGTGATCATCGACCACCTGACGCCGACGATGACCACCGCCGACAGCTACGGCCCGCTGGCGCAGCTGACCCAGTTGGTGGACGAGTACTACCAGGTGGAGCTGCTGGACCCGAACAAGCTGCCGCTGTTGCAGCAACAAATCTGGGACCTGATCAAGGAGGCCAAGCTCGACACCGACCTGGCGGCGATGCTGAAACATGATCACGAGCATGAGCACGAACATGAGCACGAGCACGAGCCTCGCCACGATCATGATCACCCGCACCCGCATGGCGGACATCATCACGCGCCCGCCGCCGTCCACGGCAAATACCGGCCGCAGGCGGCCAAACCGGCTGCCGCGATGAAACCGGCGACGGCCGCGGCGGCGAAGTATCGCCCAGCCAAGGCCGCGCACGGCCACGATCATGGCCACCACCATCACCATCATGGCGACCACGACCATCACCGCGGCCACCATGATCACCATCACCATGACCATCACGGCCACAGCCACGACCACCACGATCATGACCACGACTGGGACGACACGCTGAACGAAGACGGCGTGCCCTTGAGCCTGGCCAAGATGGACGGCGTCGACGTCGCCCACCTGATCGAAGACATCGACGGCTATCTGTGCGAACTGGGCGCGGCGCAGATCCGCGACGGCCTGCACGTGCTGGGCAACGCACCGCAGGGCGAGGCCTTGGTCGACATGCTGCTGGCACTGACCCGCTTGCCCAATCTGGGCATCCCCGGCCTGCCCGCCAGCGTGGCGGCGGCCTGCGGCGGCGACTGGACGCTGTGGCAGCAGGATCAGGGCAAACGGCTGAGCGACACCCCCGCGGCCTTGCAGGCGCTGGCCGGCCTGCCCCTGGTCACCCGCGCCGACGCACACGACGCGGCGCTGAAGCTGGCGCGCGGCTTGATCGCCGAGCTGGCCGCGCGCGGCTACGACAGCGCCGCCGTGCCGGTCGCCGTCGCCGCCATGCTGCCCGGCATCGAACCGAACGCCGATCTGGAACGCGTGCTGACCTTCGTCTGCGCTGAGCTGTGCCTGAAGCTGGCCCGCACCGCCGAAGAGATAGACAATCTCTTGCGCGGCCTGGAGGGCGGCTATGTGCCGGCCGGCCCCAGCGGCGCGCCCACGCGCGGCATGGCCCACATTCTGCCCACCGGCCGCAATTTCTACTCGGTGGACCCGCGCAGCCTGCCCTCCAACGCCGCCTGGCGCATAGGCGACGGCCTGGCGCGCGAGATGCTGGCCCGCCATCTGAAGGAAACCGGCCAGTATCCGGAATCGGTGGCCATCAGCGTGTGGGGCACCAGCGCGATGCGCACCCATGGCGACGACATCGCCGAAATCCTGTCCCTGCTCGGCGTCAAGCCGCGCTGGCAGCAGGAAAGCCGCCGGGTGCAGGGCCTGGAAGTCATTCCCCTGGCCGAACTGGGCCGGCCGCGCATCGACGTCACCGTGCGCATCAGCGGCTTCTTCCGCGACGCCTTCCCGCATCTGATTGCGCTGATCGACGAGGCGGTGCACACCGTGGCGCGGCTGGACGAGCCGCTGGAGCAGAACTTCCTGCGCAAGCACTACCTGGCCGACCTGAAGAACGAACTGCTGGGCGCCCTGCCCGACGCCGACGCGCAAGCGCTGTACCGCGTGTTCGGCGCCAAACCGGGCAGCTACGGCGCCGGCATCCTGCCGCTGATCAACGAGCAGAACTGGCAGAACGACGCCGACTTCGCCACCGCCTACGTCAACTGGGGCGGCTACGCCTACGGCCGCGAGGCCAACGGCGCCGACGCCCGCGACGCGCTGCGCCACCGGCTGGCCGGTGTGGAAGTGGCGCTGCACAACCAGGACAACCGCGAACACGATATCTTCGACAGCGACGACTACCTGCAATACCACGGCGGCATGATCGCGACGATACGCAGCCTCAGCGGCCGCCAGCCGCGCGCCTTCTTCGGCGACAGCCACAATCCGGCAGCGCCGGCGGTGCGCGGGCTGAAGGAGGAAGTGCTGCGCGTGTTCCGTTCGCGGGTGGCCAACCCCAAGTGGATAGCCGGCATCCAGAAGCACGGCTACAAGGGCGCGCTGGAGCTGACCGCCACCGTCGATTATCTGTTCGGCTACGACGCCACCGCCCAGGTGGTGGACGACTGGGTGTATGAGCAACTGGCGCAAAGCTACGCGCTGGACCCGGCGATGCAGCAGTTCTTCGCCGACAGCAACCCCTGGGCGCTGAACGCCATCACCGACCGTCTGCTGGAAGCCGCGCAGCGCCAGTTGTGGGCGGAGCCGGACCCGGAGACGCTGGCCGCCCTGCGCCAGCTGCACCTGGATAGCGAGGCGCTGCTGGAAGCGCGCGGAGAGAGCAAAGCATGA
- a CDS encoding putative cobaltochelatase, with amino-acid sequence MSPIYPFAAVVGQQQLKQALLICAVDPTVGGVLVRGDKGSAKSTAARGLAAVLPPIRRAAGCGYNCEPDHPLPLCPVCSGDARALHDGPVPFINLPLGATEDRVLGSLDFEKALQGGQQAFKPGLLAAAHRGMLYIDEVNLLADHLVDVLLDAAAMGVNTVEREGLAVSHPARVTLLGTMNQEEGDLRPQLLDRFGLMVDVAAPREPLQRAEVVRRRLAFEADPAGFAAQWQADSEALRAKIAAGRALLPQTRLSDQLFHFVSELCCEFEVSSLRADIVLNKAARALAALDGRVDASAEDVRDAARLVLPHRRRSKPFEQSGLDQDKLEQMTRQASNPPPPQERNGADQPPPDGDGEQQADTSGHGAEQIFAAAPAGDIARIRVQAPSSGDAAGRRSDGASRQRGHYVRAEANPQPAQLAVDATLRHALLRDPNNFAVTRADLHDKVRVAKQGNLILLVVDASGSMAARQRMEQVKGTVLSLLEDAYRRRDQVALIAFRGQQAELLLPPCNRVEQAERALRELPTGGRTPLAHALALAADTLSRQLGGPAPLLVILSDGRANVALDGDGDPWRQALDLAGQLAGTPTLVLDTEQDFVRLGRARELAEALGAEYLACDTLTGEQLTLTIRQRLGR; translated from the coding sequence ATGAGCCCGATTTACCCCTTCGCCGCCGTCGTCGGCCAGCAACAACTGAAGCAGGCGCTGCTGATCTGCGCGGTGGACCCCACCGTCGGCGGTGTGCTGGTGCGCGGCGACAAGGGCAGCGCCAAGAGCACCGCCGCGCGCGGCCTGGCCGCCGTGCTGCCGCCCATCCGCCGCGCCGCCGGCTGCGGCTACAACTGCGAGCCGGACCACCCGCTGCCGCTGTGCCCGGTGTGTTCCGGCGACGCGCGCGCGCTGCATGACGGCCCGGTGCCCTTCATCAACCTGCCGCTGGGCGCCACCGAGGACCGGGTGCTGGGCAGCCTGGACTTCGAAAAGGCGCTGCAAGGCGGCCAGCAGGCCTTCAAGCCCGGCCTGCTGGCCGCAGCCCACCGCGGCATGCTCTACATCGACGAAGTGAATCTGTTGGCCGACCATCTGGTGGACGTGCTGCTGGACGCCGCCGCGATGGGCGTCAACACCGTGGAGCGCGAGGGCCTGGCGGTCAGCCACCCGGCGCGGGTGACGCTGCTTGGCACCATGAACCAGGAAGAAGGCGATTTGCGGCCGCAGCTGCTGGACCGCTTCGGCCTGATGGTGGACGTGGCCGCGCCGCGCGAGCCTCTTCAGCGCGCCGAGGTAGTGCGCCGCCGCCTGGCCTTCGAGGCCGATCCGGCCGGCTTCGCCGCGCAGTGGCAGGCCGACAGCGAGGCGCTGCGCGCCAAGATCGCCGCCGGCCGCGCCTTGCTGCCGCAAACCCGGCTCAGCGATCAACTATTTCACTTCGTCAGCGAGCTGTGCTGCGAATTCGAAGTCAGCAGCTTGCGCGCCGACATCGTGCTGAACAAGGCCGCCCGCGCGCTGGCGGCGCTGGACGGCCGCGTCGACGCCTCCGCCGAGGATGTCCGCGACGCCGCCCGGCTGGTGCTGCCGCATCGCCGCCGCAGCAAGCCGTTCGAACAGAGCGGGCTGGATCAGGACAAGCTGGAACAGATGACGCGGCAAGCGTCGAATCCGCCGCCGCCGCAGGAGCGGAACGGCGCCGACCAGCCGCCGCCGGATGGCGACGGCGAACAGCAAGCGGACACGTCCGGCCATGGCGCCGAGCAAATCTTCGCCGCTGCGCCGGCCGGCGACATCGCCCGCATCCGCGTCCAGGCTCCCTCCTCCGGCGACGCCGCCGGCCGCCGCAGCGACGGCGCCAGCCGTCAGCGCGGCCATTACGTCCGCGCCGAAGCCAATCCGCAGCCGGCCCAGCTGGCGGTGGACGCCACCCTGCGCCACGCGCTGCTGCGCGACCCCAACAACTTCGCGGTCACCCGCGCCGACCTGCACGACAAGGTCCGCGTCGCCAAACAGGGCAATCTGATCCTGCTGGTCGTCGACGCGTCGGGATCGATGGCCGCCCGCCAGCGCATGGAGCAGGTCAAGGGCACGGTGCTGAGCCTGCTGGAAGACGCTTACCGCCGCCGCGATCAGGTGGCGCTGATCGCCTTCCGCGGCCAGCAGGCGGAACTGCTGCTGCCGCCGTGCAACCGCGTGGAGCAGGCCGAACGGGCGCTGCGCGAGCTGCCCACCGGCGGCCGCACCCCGCTGGCGCACGCGCTGGCGCTGGCCGCCGACACGCTGTCCCGCCAGCTGGGCGGCCCGGCGCCGCTGCTGGTCATCCTGAGCGACGGCCGCGCCAATGTGGCGCTGGACGGAGACGGCGACCCCTGGCGGCAAGCGTTGGACCTGGCCGGCCAGCTGGCCGGCACGCCGACGCTGGTGCTGGACACCGAGCAGGACTTCGTCCGCCTGGGCCGCGCCCGCGAACTGGCCGAGGCGCTGGGCGCCGAATACCTGGCTTGCGACACCCTGACCGGCGAGCAACTGACATTGACGATTCGACAAAGACTGGGCCGCTGA
- the cobA gene encoding uroporphyrinogen-III C-methyltransferase: MTGKVYLIGAGPGDLDMLTLKAARCLRLADVALVDDLVHPDIHTMLRPDAEIVPVGKRGGRPSTPQAVIEQRMMDEARAGKTVARLKGGDPFVFGRGGEEMLTLQAAGIEVEIVNGLSAGLAVPATLGIPLTHRHFVHGVTFVSGHPHQDGDEPNWRALAQSGMTLVIYMGVKRLPLIRAELLRHGLKPDTPAAAIENGTLPQQRQVLSTLDALEQDMSAAGIHSPALIVIGPTVALASCSPSAANETRKEYA; the protein is encoded by the coding sequence ATGACGGGCAAGGTTTATCTGATAGGCGCCGGTCCCGGCGACCTGGACATGCTGACGCTGAAGGCCGCGCGCTGCCTGCGGCTGGCCGATGTGGCACTGGTGGACGATCTGGTGCATCCGGATATTCACACCATGCTGCGGCCGGACGCTGAAATCGTGCCGGTGGGCAAGCGCGGCGGCCGGCCGTCTACGCCGCAGGCCGTCATCGAGCAAAGAATGATGGACGAGGCCCGAGCCGGCAAGACGGTGGCGCGCCTCAAGGGCGGCGACCCCTTCGTCTTCGGCCGCGGCGGCGAGGAAATGCTGACGCTGCAAGCGGCCGGCATCGAGGTGGAAATCGTCAACGGCCTCAGCGCCGGCCTGGCGGTGCCGGCCACGCTGGGCATTCCGCTGACCCACCGCCATTTCGTCCACGGCGTCACTTTTGTCTCCGGCCACCCGCATCAGGACGGCGACGAGCCCAACTGGCGGGCGCTGGCGCAAAGCGGCATGACGCTGGTGATCTATATGGGCGTCAAGCGGCTGCCCTTGATCCGCGCCGAACTGCTGCGCCACGGCCTGAAACCCGACACTCCGGCGGCGGCGATAGAAAACGGCACCCTGCCGCAGCAGCGCCAGGTGCTGAGCACCCTGGACGCGCTGGAACAAGACATGAGCGCGGCCGGCATCCACAGCCCGGCGCTGATCGTCATCGGACCGACGGTGGCGCTGGCGTCCTGTAGCCCGTCCGCCGCCAATGAAACAAGGAAGGAATACGCATGA
- a CDS encoding cobalt-precorrin-7 (C(5))-methyltransferase, protein MIICIGAGPGDIGYLPQRSAQLIREADVVAGFNAVVDVVRPLIPDTAEVIQMGYRDQVAQLDIVAERHRAGKNCVVAFMGDIHFSGFQYLERVERACGHPVETIPGISSAQILASRGKVCFDETSFITFHRRGDLTPFKRHLVHVLQDGRNAIVIPCPWDEARSFMPWHIAAYLLENGIPAGQQVEVWENLTRNEAEWRGTLAECAEQRFSDMSIMLIRTLAPMDSQIEPTHK, encoded by the coding sequence ATGATCATCTGCATAGGCGCCGGCCCCGGCGACATCGGCTACCTGCCGCAACGCTCCGCCCAACTGATACGCGAGGCCGACGTGGTGGCCGGCTTCAACGCGGTGGTGGACGTGGTGCGCCCGCTGATCCCGGACACGGCCGAAGTGATCCAGATGGGCTACCGCGACCAGGTGGCCCAGCTGGACATCGTCGCCGAGCGCCACCGCGCCGGCAAAAACTGCGTGGTGGCGTTCATGGGCGACATCCACTTCAGCGGCTTTCAGTATCTGGAGCGGGTGGAGCGCGCCTGCGGCCACCCGGTGGAAACGATACCCGGCATCTCGTCGGCGCAGATCCTGGCCTCGCGCGGCAAGGTGTGCTTCGACGAAACCAGCTTCATCACCTTCCACCGCCGCGGCGACCTGACGCCGTTCAAGCGCCACCTGGTGCATGTGCTGCAGGACGGCCGCAACGCCATCGTGATCCCCTGCCCCTGGGACGAGGCGCGTTCCTTCATGCCCTGGCACATCGCCGCCTATCTGCTGGAAAACGGCATCCCGGCCGGCCAGCAGGTGGAAGTGTGGGAAAACCTGACCCGCAACGAGGCGGAATGGCGCGGCACGCTGGCCGAGTGCGCGGAGCAGCGCTTCTCCGACATGAGCATCATGCTGATCCGCACGCTCGCGCCCATGGACAGCCAGATCGAGCCGACCCACAAATGA